In Vicia villosa cultivar HV-30 ecotype Madison, WI linkage group LG7, Vvil1.0, whole genome shotgun sequence, the DNA window ttgcattgttgtcatttcttgcaaactgggctgctcttcttggactgttagcacatggtgctctaggaggtggtggtggtggtggatcctGATCTCCATTCCCCGCCATCTCTTCTTCTATGACTTGTGGTGTTGATGAAGTAGTTgcttcttgggctaatcttcgttctttggctagtttccttcttcttctggttttactgttcaatctccttgcagttctttcaatttctggatcaaaaagaagttgatctgctgggacactcccacgcataaaccagagctgaaacactaaccaaaaagtgagcaaagactaggtaataataataatatttatactcaaaacacacaaaagctattgctatgcttataatatcttaacgccaatccccggcaacggcgccattttgttagaaagtataggataagtatttttagtatcgtctcctcagggattgatgcgatattatcgccgttctacagcttagtgtattttgagttaggatTCGGTATGTTTTTAGtttcatgaaagataaatagcatgaaaagaaattaaagacaataaattcgggtttaaaaacggtttggtaaaactgtgtcaagattagtgttcgtcagcttgcttttgtatatactctgatgatcatgtatatgaacatatcagtgattaatacaatcacgtatcctctcgatactgtttatctctaaagcagtgtcgtgattgttattatattaaccgtcagatgatctctcatgccgacagttaacataataacctttaaagtttgatacaagtgattatcaactcacaaatctatctctagagtttgattgttgatagatgaatacccttttggtcaagatttgaaacatatctctcaatagtgtatcaaaacaacatataaacataaatacaaagatattcaccatatattaatcaccaacaaggttcatatacaaaagatcaagctaaatacatactttacaagctaactacctctaatcttgacacatgagaagtttagctatccatagcttcaacaacaaacatcaatacaagatctcctagcatagaaatccaaagatgatgaagaaatatgcttgagaaatcttgaatatggatgagtttttcttctttcttcccttGCCCTAGAGAGTGTGTGTTGTTAGAATCAAAAAGTGACAAGATAAGATCACAAAAATATCTCCaagtgcctaaaagtagccacttgaaaaagtaccgccgCTTAGCGCCATGACGGCCGCTAAGCGGTCCTAAAAAAATATCTGAttccacgctggaggccgctaagcgggattaggccgcttagcggaacttGCTGAGCACAAAATCTTCcctcgccactggaaagcgcgcttagtggccgctaagcggcccttgctgaaccaaaattcttcctttggcctccaaacttgctccaacaTGCCTTAAAACCTCCATATACTTCCCAAAGTGtataaaacctacaaaaagcaaaagaaaagcttaTAATTAAGAGATTTACTACCAaactaaatgttatttatttacactATATCAAACCGAAATTAAATGGAAAGATTATGAGAAAAGTTATCAgaataccacaaaagttatccacaaatattcacattttggattctaacaactctccccaactttgacctttgtttgtcctcaaacaagaacaaCTCAACAAGCACAAAAATAATATTCACAAAGTTAGCAACATAAagagaatggttcaaacttgacttacttgcatgctccataaccatcccttgcttgtacaagatcaaaacatgaatatgagctaggttctaaatacaaacacttcatcacacttgcattattcaaaataatgttcaaacttgaatcacctacaatcaacttcaaaaatgaaGGACAAAGTGCTATAATCATGCTAGCACAAAGGACTTATCACTCTCCCTAGCAATTGTGCACATTCAAgacaattcatacattcatctaaCTAAGTACCCAAAATGATAGAAGCAAAGATCACGAGGACTTtttcggttgtaacttggctcggttccaaacaagtgacatttctacaaggccaatgaatcaaaaagggacaattgcatgaagagcatttattcaatcacactatttacacaaactttcttatttctcccttttgacttaacaacactacaatgcattctttcttttgtcttttgatttttcatctcattgaactttttcttttctttttcatattattctttttctttttgaatgcattgttctattataccaccatttcctttctttcttttctcaagtaaactcctctctccccaactttgaacaaTTCAACAATTCCACACAATCATGCTCTTCATTCAAGGTTTAAATGTAATTGGGTTAAGTGTctaccaaagaaaatattttccaagTGAGTCAAGAGTTTTCTCTATTTGCttttcttcaacaaactcaataAGGAAGTACTTACTAGCTTGTCGGTTCTCATTCAACTCACttggcaaaatcaaaatttacggctcaaaattggtttcaattgatcacactctcacatgtggccttttggaaggtggtttttctcgtattacacaaaaaaaaaattgcctCGATCACTTCTAAGTTCTAACACTTTAAACAAAGCAGATTAAGCATGAATCGTCCCAGTTAACATCAATTGCTAGCACACACAAAAGTCTATAGTACACAATGGAAAGTCCTCTCACTTATGTAGTTATGTCCTAACTAGattcaaatatgaacaaaatctttcacatgcaaagtgatgacaagtttttgtataaagcacctaaatcatattcacactaatatctacaaagcaagaaaatcgtTACCTTAGCATGCACCGCATCAAGAGCATTATCATCACCATCAAACTTTGATGTTACCACTCTTTGATAAGACTTTGCTTGCTTGAGTTTTTTTCTATTCATCACAAGGACAAACAACAAAAATTTTCTtatgcttgtgccttgttgcttgtatgcttattgagtttgccatgaatcaaaaacatctttgtgattgtgatcttgtattcacaactttaggaaaaaaaaaagaatctaATGAAAAGTTAGAATATTACTTATTGTCATTTAGAGAACATgtaaatattgaataaaaaattagttACTAAAACACACCTTCCATTCTatcatttttttttggtttgttataGCTTCACCACAAATCCACTAAAACTACGGCATTAACAATAAAGTATATTTATTAACAATTTAATCATTGCACTAAAAATTACTAAGTAAGAAATTAACGTAAGATAAATAGCTATTTGCATTGAATTATCATTagttttaaatttcaattttataatattaaatataattataacaaataggaaattatttttataagattatttgttataaaatttttaaatattaaacatagttgaaaaatatttaataatcataattattttgaGTAAGAATCTATTTTTATGGAATTATTTCATATTAAGCTTAACAAAAATAATCCAAAAAGGTGTTTTTTgatatggaatttttaaatcttaaacgttaattaaatctgacGATTTATAACAACTGTTCTAGTTTCTCACAATAGATATTAGTTTTCACTgaatacttatatatatatatatatatatatatatatatatatatatatatatatatatatatatatatatatatatatatatatatatatatatatatataacatgttATTTTACCTAAATTTATTCCAAACATATTACAACATATGAACTAGTATTTATTTTCAAGACAAACCAAGCTTAATTGAGGATGAGTCATTCGAAAGATTTAGATTTTAAACACTTTTATTCTTATTTAATATTCCACTATAAGtggttaaaaattgaaaaaattatgtAACCTATTTGTAGTTTGCTGTagcaaataattatattaaatcaagGAAGAAGCTTCATCATTTAAGGTATCTCTGGTATAGACGATATAAATCCGCATTTtgaatcaaaaaatatttattataacaaaaaaatgtacttattttaaCGGAATAAAATGACTAAAAACATGAACTATGAAAATTATAAAAACTATCAACCATGCATTTGTTAAGTGAACACTCTTATAACTTGAAATTTAGTTGATATTATTCATCactttatgttatttttaaaagTCATGCACCgaaaaaaatatgatatttatttacCTTAGTGTTAGCATCTGAGTCACATATGGGTTCATCTAAagaaaaaatagtaataattagCGGAGGAAAACAATCATTGTTGGGATGTTCAAGCTTTTCcacgttttcttctttttctttctgttATTCCTCCTCCTTTTATATAACCTTCGCTTCCCTTTTTATAGTGTATccgtttttcatctttttcttattCTCGTTGAACTCGTTTATTTCTTCTCTTTGAATACTTATGTAATTTAAcaactttttatttttcaatttgtttaggtttttaattttgataaatattttgaTATTGTTGCCAATATCAATTTCTCATGGACGTGTCCCTATTCTAAAAATTTCCgttcatgatttttattttatgattttctgTGAAGAATTCATTCTTCTCATTGACTCAAAAGTTTCTCAACTCGCACATGTGACAAGATTGTTAGCTCAAAGTTGAATAATCAtaaatttttctctttttaagtttcaaaatttaatttatttttactagtttcaatctatttttttatttatatactttTTTAATTCTAATTGTTTAAACTATTTTGTTCAATTTGTGAATTTAAGTATGTTCATGCTTTTTATGGTTTATTTTGCTTGATCCAATATCTCTTATTGAGATAGTTTAAAGATAGTTCTTGTATTTCAAGTATGAGCACTAAAATGATGAAGGATTAGTACATGGGATATGTTTTGTACGACCGCTAGAGATGCGCTTGTAATACTTCATGTTTTTCTTCATTTCTTTGTTTTAGTTGAAACTTATTATTTTCACTATCACGAAAAATGATTTTTACCATAATTGAAAAGAGGTTTTACCTCTATTTAATATACGAGGTAACGAATGGCGTTATAAAAGGTTCGCCACTTTATCTCTCGGGTTGAACACAACCAATGGACAATGTGTAAAGGTCTTGGTTTTGATCCCTAGGGATAtcctttttggaatttttaaacgGTGAAAACAAATTTTCCCTCGTTTTTGAAATTCTACCGACGGGTATAACACTTTTTATATCGATTTTGACATTCAAGCAACACGTAAAACACGATTGAGTTTATTAAATCTATTGCGGATTGTTTCTATCACTAAATTTTAACTGAACATATAACTTCTCAAAATTGATTAGGAAAATAATTATAGGAATACTTGTGTTATATTAGAAGACCAATTtacattaattaatatttttctagCATTGTGCAACTTATCATCCATCTCACGTACTTTAATGGTTAAAATCTATTCAATACTTCAAGTTCTTTATTCAACACTTCATTTTCAAATAATTCATTCTTGAATGCATTAAATTTGATCCTTTGAAAAATGACCAAATAATGAATAAAGTTGAACAAAAACTATAATTATTTGAGAGATGTTAACCATACAAGAATATGAGATGAATAAAGAGTTTTAGAATTCTCTATAAACCTTAGTTAGTTTAAGATATGATTCAAATACAATATAATTTTTTACATGATTAtttccaaaatatatttaataggtTATATATTCAAAGAGGGGTTAGTGAAATAAAAAACCGACATTctatataataaactcaacttgACGGAACAAGATGTGAGTGCATAaacaattacaaaaaaaaaaacataatataaatGTCAACATCTATCTCAAACTCAATAAAAACAACTAAactacaaaatatatattttcataacTTTGAATAATAGAACAAttgagcaacaacaacaacagttaCATCAACAACTCAAAAACAACAACTTATATTAAACAACAACTTAAAAAATAATCTCCCAATAAAACTAacgcatcatcatcattaaacatATAacataaatttgtttaaacaaaaacaCCAAAACTAAATCTCTAGGATTTAATGTCTTAACAACAGGTCTCAAGAAGAACAACATCACTAAACCTACAACATAAATATgtttaaacaacaacaatattaagaTTAAACCTTTGGGGTTAAGGGCCTCAACAATGGGtctcaacaaacaacaacaacaacatctatAAACATATAacataaatttgtttaaacaacaacaaaattaaatatCTAGGGTTTTGGGTCTCaacaaacaacaataacaataacatgaATAACAATGTTTTACCTACCAAATCattgaagaagaagtgaatttttTTTGGATCTCTGAAAAAGAAACGAGAGTCCAAAACACATATCAACTTCAAATTTAGGATGATATGTGTTTATGGATCTTGTTGTCTAAGGATCTCTTGTTTGCTCTCTTGTTTAGGGCTATTTGTTACGGTTCCGTTCATGTTGTTTCAACCAAGTGAAACTGAATGCTACAACCTAAGCTATATATATCAGAGAAACAAATTCACcttagttgaaaaacaaaattGAGGTGAAAAGTGGCttatttttagattaaaaaaaaattcaagatgACGCcacttttaatgaaataaaaacataataagaaGCTACTGGAATTCGTAATATGTTTCCTGAATTAGTTTACCATCAGTTTTCACTTtggatttttctatatttttattttgctttgtactttatgaatttttattactTTACAGTTTCTTAGATTTTTACTTGACATTAtgtgtttttacaaatatttatGTAATTGAAATGATATGAGAAGTGAAGATCTCCTACTATAAACTAGGATCATGCTTAATCCATCATATTAAACATGGAAATTAAATATAGTAATGGATTTTGGCTAGCCATGTCTTTCTTTCTCAATACACAAGACTTTTCATCCACATACAAAGTCTCTCTCATCCTTATTAACTCCatctcttcatctgatgttaaacCATGAATACCAACTTACCCTATTTATATCCTCCATCATATTTATATATCATAtaactaatataaaaaaaataacactaTTTTGGCAAATTTAATGCAATATCAAGTTGCTTACTTCATAATAACACTTTTGGCTTCAGTTTAATGGCAGGTTCTGCCAAGTAAAGATAAAAAGGGGCTACCAAAATTTGTTGTCATATTTTATCGATGTATAGGTACTTTACAATGTAAATTGAAAACCTTGCATTTCTACTCTTCCATCAAAATTGTTAAATGGAATCtctattttcatttaaaaaaaatacatttatcgATATCCGTTCCTTATACAAAtaagaagaataaaaataaattaataaccgCAACAATAACAATATACAAATTTGAAGAGCATGTGACTTTTGCAGCTCTTTCAACAAAATCAATTATTGGACTCCTCACTTTAAAATTGCCATCATTCCATATAAAAGAAGCTCATGACATAGTAATCTTCTTCATTTTTCCATCTAAGGTGAGAATATATGCCTGTTTTTCACCCATTAAAGTGAATGACAAAATTGCAGGACTCACTGATTTACAAAGCTCTCTAGGGGGCTATTACATTTATTGTGTAGGTAGAATTTGGTCTTACAACATTTATGATGGTCCTCTCGAAGATTTTTCTAAAATGGTGTTTGGAACTTTCGACTTTTAGAGCAAAAGAAGGGTAGTTTAATTCCCGTGCAGATGGGTAAGACGTGTTAGAGCATATATTGTCATCCCATGTGACTTGTCGTCGATCAGTTGTGTTGAAGCCCTGTCCACATAAAAACCTGACATATTCCCTTCATCAACATCTTATATTAGACCCGGATTAACAACTTTGACAGGGTCAATTTGGCCAGCTCCATAAGCAAATTCTGCATCTTGGTTATTTTTTGAACTGATAGGTGCAACTACAACACAACAAATGCTCAAAATTATTTATACTAGTTCAAAacatatttaagtaattttattgTACACAATAAATATGCGATGCAACATTTTCAACAATTATTTTTTAAGATATCAATATtacttaatttataatttatcattatcaagATAACTTTAATAgtaattttgaataatttatcatgaattttataaattttgacgATATAATAACGtttcattattttaaatataatattttaatagtttttcaaaatcttttttttaataattttttatgttgTAGTTGATATAATGAATTTAATAGAATACACTAATGATATTGACAATAAAGCATATATAAGCATACACACCATTTTGAATCTATTTAAATGATATGAAATATAATGCATATTTGTTTTCAAGAAAGTATGTGTttcaatatataaaacaaaagggCGATGAGTGATTCTAAGATAACTTTTCAATGTTTTAAGAATGTTTCAGTTAAGCATCCTACCACCTGTTGTAATAAGAGCTGACCAAATAGCAACAAGTGACCATGTAGGATGGAATGACTTTATATTTGTCGTTGCTCCGGATACATGAGGGCATGCCATTGATGTTCCCAATATAATGTTGAACATAAACTTTTTGGTCTCACCATTACTATCAGAAATTTGAGACCAACTAGCCATGATGTCAACTGTAGGAGCAATTAAGTCGCGCtacaatattaaacaaataaaaaaataattataagtattgttaaaatgataatattatatttaaattgttcAGATAGAAAAAACAAACTTCAAAATTTCAGGTGTAGTGTTGTCTGGACCCCTTGATGAAAAAGAGGCAACAACAGATGTCAAACTATCCTTTAGCTCAATGGTCTTAAATATGGTTGCAGTAGGAAAGctgtaaatttaaaaatatcataaattttttataaatgtttttaagatTATTGTTTGTACCTATGAAACTTTCACTTGATATCTTGTAGAACGTATGTACCAATGTATTTCTGCGACATCTTTTAATTGAAGATAACATGTTGGCAACGTAAAAGAGACAACGATATCAATATAAGCTTGCTCTTGCATCAAGCCACCAACTATACCTACCCTAAAGGCTTCTGCGA includes these proteins:
- the LOC131619460 gene encoding cucumisin-like, producing MLGLTQVTARGGVPSIRIAVYKVCWSGGCKEASILVAFDNATKDLVHILSVSISESVSKKNIYFKDVLSVGSFHAMKHGVLTVFSFGNAGPYPKSLQNYQPWTIIVGSITWDMKFVTKVKTGNNITYETNSLDDKLVNGKIVLWEGDIGVAEAFRVGIVGGLMQEQAYIDIVVSFTLPTCYLQLKDVAEIHCFPTATIFKTIELKDSLTSVVASFSSRGPDNTTPEILKFRDLIAPTVDIMASWSQISDSNGETKKFMFNIILGTSMACPHVSGATTNIKSFHPTWSLVAIWSALITTVAPISSKNNQDAEFAYGAGQIDPVKVVNPGLI